A genomic region of Pelodiscus sinensis isolate JC-2024 chromosome 1, ASM4963464v1, whole genome shotgun sequence contains the following coding sequences:
- the LOC102455262 gene encoding olfactory receptor 52E4-like, which yields MSDSNTTNFTSPSSFILLGIPGLETAHVWISIPFCIIYAIAILGNIAILFIVKREPSLHEPMYYFLCMLATTYLVLSTSILPKMLAIFWFNSREIPFNACLMQMYFIHCFTALESGIFSAMALDRYVAICHPLRHSTILANPVVAKIGLAVMFRGCTFTMPFPFLSKRLPYCRTNIIFHSYCEHIGVAKLACADIRVNSYYGLFVIFSVMGVDIIFITASYVLIVGTIFSLPTKDTRLKTFGTCGSHLCAILSFYIPSLFSFLAHRFAQNVPLNFHILLANVYLLVPPMLNPIIYGVKTKQIRDKLLHLFTRKGT from the coding sequence ATGTCAGATTCAAACACAACCAACTTCACCAGCCCCTCCTCTTTCATCCTGCTGGGAATTCCTGGCCTGGAGacggcccatgtctggatctccatccctttCTGCATCATTTATGCCATAGCCATCTTGGGGAACATtgccatcctgttcattgtgaagagggagccaagcctccatgagcccatgtactatttcctctgcatgctggccaccACCTACCTGGTGCTGTCTACATCCATCCTGCCTAAAATGTTGgcaatcttctggttcaattccagggagatccctttcaATGCCTGCCTCATGCAAATGTACTTCATTCACTGCTTCACTGCGTTAGAGTCAGGGATCTTTTCGGCCATGGCTTTGGatcgttatgtggccatctgccaccccctgaGACATTCGACCATCCTGGCGAATCCTGTGGTGGCCAAGATTGGTTTGGCAGTGATGTTTCGCGGCTGCACATTCACGATGCCTTTTCCCTTCCTGTCAAAGAGGTTGCCGtactgcagaaccaacatcatcttCCACTCCTACTGTGAGCACATCGGTGTGGCAAAGCTAGCCTGTGCTGACATACGTGTCAATAGTTACTATGGTCTGTTTGTGATCTTCTCTGTGATGGGTGTGGATATCATTTTCATCACTGCGTCCTATGTTCTAATCGTCGGGAccatcttcagcctccccacaaaggacacccgactcaagacttttgggacatGTGGGTCCCACCTATGTGCCATTTTATCCTTTTACATCCCTTCTCTTTTCTCCTTTCTCGCACACCGATTTGCCCAGAATGTGCCCCTGAACTTCCACATTCTCCTTGCCAACGTgtacctcctggtgcctcctatgctgaaccccatcatctacggggtgaagaccaaacagatccgggatAAGCTGCTCCATCTCTTCACTCGTAAAGGGACATAA